The region GTAACCGGGCCATCTCTCGGAGATTGTAGGCGATCGTGTAAGCCTGGCCCCGCTCTTCGGCACCGACGCCTGGATAGGCGCCTGGAGTATCAATGAGGCACACAATCGGCAGACCGTACTTGGCGGCCATCTGCATCTTCAAAAGAGCCTTACGATATCCTTCGGGATGAGCACAGCCATAGAAGCATTCATTTCGCTCTTTGAGCGTGCGGCCTTTCTGCTGGCCGATGAACATCACCTTGTAATCATCCAGTTTGGCGAAACCAGTGATAATGGCCCGGTCGTCGCCAAATGTCCGGTCTCCGTGCAGTTCGATGAACTCATCACAGATCAGTTCGATGTAATCGAGAGTTTGTGGTCTCTCAGGATGACGGGCGACCTTGACAACATCCCAGGCGTCAAGATTCTCAAAAACTTCTCGCTTCATCCTCGCCAGTTCAAGTCGGACAGTGCGGATGGATTCGAGAATTGCCGGTGTGGGATTCGACTGCGATTCCAGTTGCGAGAGTTGATCCTCGAGCTGAAAGATCGGGCGTTCAAACGGGAGCTGAAATTGCGGTGACATAAAACTTCCATGGCATGACAGACACGGCAATTGCTCCGCTGCTGCCAGTCAGCGGGTTGCTCCGCATGACCGGCCAATCGCAATCACTGGGTGAAAGTCAATGGTCGTCAAAAATTCACAGGGATGCCGAGGTCTCCCAATGACGGAGAATTCGGCGAATCTCCCAATTTGGGATTACCGTTAAGTTAATCAGTTAGATCACATCCGGCAATTCCGTCATGACTTCGAGATCATCATCGCTGGAACCCGAACCTTGAGCTGTGGGATGGGGAGCGTTTGGCCGGGGAGGCACCTGCCCTGGCCCGGGCGGCTTGGGCGGCATGGACTGAGGAGGTCGCCCAGCCATTGGCGGATTCTGGGGAGGCATGGGAGGCCCTGCCGGTGGTGCATTGGGAATGGGTGCTGCTGATCCTGCTGGTCGCGGCATTTGTGCTGGGAAACCCGCTTGTGCCGGGCGGGGGGGCCCTTGGGGAGGAATTCCCGGTTGAGGCATGCCTCCCGGTGGCATCACTCCCGGGGGAAGCATGCCAGGTGGTACAGAACCTGGCGGCATCATTCCTGTAGGAACCATACCGGGAGGGGCCATGGCTGCTGGAGCCATTCCCGGAGGATAAGCGTTCGGAGCGAAGTTCCCTGGGGGGCCATAAGGTGATGGTGCATAAGGGTTTTGAGGCATCACACCAGGCGGCAGCATGCCCGGTGGAAAATTCTGTGGAGGTGGCCCCCCTTGTGACTGTGGCCGCTGCGCTGTGGGCGGTGCTCCCCCTGGCCTGGTCTGTGGCGCTTGTGCGGCGGCCGCCTTTTTTGCCTTTGCTTGTTTACGCCGTTCAAGTTCGGCCGAGTGACGAGCCCCCAGTTCCGGGTTATCGCGGATCATCTGCTGGCGTAACACATCGGCCCGGCTGTCGACCTGCACTTCCCCCAGCGTCTCCATAATCCTGGCTTCTTCACTCAGCTTTTCATTATCGAGAGCCTTAGGGACGACATCTTCCTTGAAGATGCGAATTCGTCGGAGTTCAGAATTGATCTCCTGAAAATCCTTGTATCGATTCTGTGGCTTCTTAGCCATCAGCCTCTGAATCACACGATCCATCTCGGGGGTGACGTTAGGATTCAGTGACGAAGCCATGGGTGGTTCCATGGCAATATGCTTCTGCAGCAATTCCTGAGGTGTGGAACCTTGGAATGGCATTTTTCCACCAGTCACGATCTCAAAAAGCGTCACGCCATAGCTGTACATATCTGTCTGGAACGAGGGGGCGCGCTTCAGAATCGTTTCCGGCGCGAGGTACATTCGCGTCCCTTGAATCACCTTGACACCACCGCCACCCATGAGTTTCGAAAGTGCGCCGGGCGGGTGCATGGCCAGAGAGAAGTCAATCAATTTCACTTCACCGGCCCGATTCATCAGCACGTTTTCCGGCTTGTAATCTCGATGAATCCAGCCTTTCTGGTGCAGGTGAGCCATGGCCTGGCAAGTGCCTTCGATATATTTGGCAATTCTCGATTGCAGAGCCGCCGGCTCCCCCTTGATTTGCAGCTTCACATTGACTGCCCGAAAGTATTCCATCAGCAGGTAGGAGTGATCCCGCCCAATGACGAGTTTCTCGTTGCGGATGATATTCGGGTGATCGAGCGTCTTACCGACGGCGGCTTCCATCCGCAAAGTGGCTTTGGCAGCTGCTTTATCAGGGACATTCGCGAGCATGAGCTTCATCGCCAGAGTGCGGCCCCCCGGCCCACCTTCCTGAACTTCCCAAACTTGAGTCGTACTTCCTGTCGCGATGGGACTGATCAGTTGGTACTCATCGATCATATTGCTGTCGTCGTCACTCAAGGGTCTGCTCACTGAATGGAAGATTGGTCGGGAAATACAACAGCGACGGGT is a window of Planctopirus limnophila DSM 3776 DNA encoding:
- a CDS encoding acetyl-CoA carboxylase carboxyltransferase subunit alpha, yielding MSPQFQLPFERPIFQLEDQLSQLESQSNPTPAILESIRTVRLELARMKREVFENLDAWDVVKVARHPERPQTLDYIELICDEFIELHGDRTFGDDRAIITGFAKLDDYKVMFIGQQKGRTLKERNECFYGCAHPEGYRKALLKMQMAAKYGLPIVCLIDTPGAYPGVGAEERGQAYTIAYNLREMARLPVPIISVVIGEGGSGGALGIGIGNTVSVLQFAYYSVISPEGCAGILWKHVKFADKAARALKFTGKDLLRFGIVDEVIPEPLGGAHRDHRAMATNLKATIVRQLRALLPLSGPELLEQRYQKFRKIGEFDEVVQTKISQEAPTAEQTLVSNSK
- a CDS encoding serine/threonine protein kinase; amino-acid sequence: MSDDDSNMIDEYQLISPIATGSTTQVWEVQEGGPGGRTLAMKLMLANVPDKAAAKATLRMEAAVGKTLDHPNIIRNEKLVIGRDHSYLLMEYFRAVNVKLQIKGEPAALQSRIAKYIEGTCQAMAHLHQKGWIHRDYKPENVLMNRAGEVKLIDFSLAMHPPGALSKLMGGGGVKVIQGTRMYLAPETILKRAPSFQTDMYSYGVTLFEIVTGGKMPFQGSTPQELLQKHIAMEPPMASSLNPNVTPEMDRVIQRLMAKKPQNRYKDFQEINSELRRIRIFKEDVVPKALDNEKLSEEARIMETLGEVQVDSRADVLRQQMIRDNPELGARHSAELERRKQAKAKKAAAAQAPQTRPGGAPPTAQRPQSQGGPPPQNFPPGMLPPGVMPQNPYAPSPYGPPGNFAPNAYPPGMAPAAMAPPGMVPTGMMPPGSVPPGMLPPGVMPPGGMPQPGIPPQGPPRPAQAGFPAQMPRPAGSAAPIPNAPPAGPPMPPQNPPMAGRPPQSMPPKPPGPGQVPPRPNAPHPTAQGSGSSDDDLEVMTELPDVI